In Halovivax gelatinilyticus, the following are encoded in one genomic region:
- a CDS encoding Hsp20/alpha crystallin family protein — protein sequence MNPRTVVRSLGDRLYRGVGRATRSVQSIRPVDADLLENETSYLVAVDTPGVESSDLDIRYLDGRVTVTCDRNHLNSDRFERRFWGRTTTLSGSISLPDDAIVDANEAEARLTSVGTVRIELPKESPETRAEPAGEQIPIDD from the coding sequence ACGGTCGTCCGGTCCCTCGGCGATCGGCTCTATCGAGGCGTCGGTCGTGCGACGCGATCGGTACAGTCTATCCGACCAGTGGACGCCGATCTACTCGAGAACGAGACGAGTTACCTCGTGGCCGTCGACACGCCGGGCGTCGAGTCATCCGACCTCGACATCCGGTATCTAGATGGGCGCGTGACGGTAACCTGTGACCGAAACCATCTCAACTCTGATAGGTTCGAGAGACGATTCTGGGGCCGAACGACGACCCTCTCCGGATCGATTTCGTTACCAGACGACGCAATCGTCGACGCGAACGAGGCCGAAGCCCGGCTCACGAGCGTCGGAACCGTCCGAATCGAACTGCCGAAAGAATCACCAGAGACGCGGGCGGAACCGGCCGGAGAACAGATTCCGATCGACGACTGA